One window of the Rubinisphaera margarita genome contains the following:
- a CDS encoding sulfatase family protein, whose translation MAPDTETHLATAQPTEYLLNKITTLLLTALAFYSGFGSSRTALSASPGNAPNVLIIYTDDQGYGDASCLNDESKFQTPGLDRLAREGMTLTNGHCSDTVCTPSRYGLLAGRYSWRTTLKSGVFGAEEPCLLPDDRVNLASLLKENGYRTGMVGKWHLGMDFPGTFGERDWSKPTRDMPLDKGFDYFFGIPASMNFGVLAWFEGRYPQTPPMLFTDRKPTDLAMQDFRFMPPYDQLPPNKKAVEVAPDFIDTACLTRFTEKAIEFIDTSAGSEKPFFLYLPYTSPHKPVVPLPEFRGQGEAGGYGEFMIETDYHIGRVLDALDQQELTENTLVIFSSDNGPENTYPERVEKYGHDSAGPYRGGKRDAYEGGHRVPFFVRWPAVVKPGTEWDGPVCQTDVLATVAEILDVELPEDAGEDSVSFLPVLRGAKKIAIRPAMVHHESNGRFAVRDTIDGDEWKLLMEYRRDKRELYNVTKDPAEKENLVSKRPEIVEQLKETLTRIVISGRSVPGPHVGNDTGWWDNLTWIPEDEYTQQ comes from the coding sequence ACAGCTCAGCCGACCGAGTATTTACTAAATAAAATAACGACACTGCTTCTTACCGCGCTGGCGTTCTACTCGGGGTTTGGTTCGTCAAGAACAGCACTTTCTGCGTCCCCAGGCAATGCCCCCAACGTGCTCATCATCTACACCGACGACCAAGGCTACGGCGATGCGAGTTGTCTTAATGATGAGTCAAAGTTTCAAACGCCCGGGCTGGATCGGCTTGCTCGGGAAGGGATGACGTTGACCAATGGGCATTGTTCCGACACGGTCTGTACGCCGTCTCGTTACGGGCTGTTGGCTGGGCGATACAGTTGGCGAACGACCTTGAAGTCGGGAGTCTTCGGCGCGGAGGAGCCCTGTTTGCTCCCGGACGACCGAGTCAATCTGGCTTCGCTGCTGAAGGAGAATGGTTATCGTACCGGCATGGTCGGGAAGTGGCACCTGGGCATGGATTTTCCCGGCACGTTCGGGGAACGAGACTGGAGCAAACCGACGCGCGACATGCCGCTCGATAAAGGGTTTGATTACTTCTTCGGCATCCCGGCTTCGATGAACTTCGGCGTCCTGGCATGGTTTGAAGGTCGATATCCCCAAACGCCGCCCATGTTGTTTACCGATCGCAAACCGACGGATCTGGCGATGCAGGATTTTCGCTTCATGCCCCCTTATGATCAGCTACCGCCCAACAAGAAAGCGGTTGAGGTCGCGCCCGACTTCATCGATACGGCGTGCCTGACGCGCTTCACTGAGAAAGCGATCGAATTCATCGACACCAGTGCCGGGAGCGAGAAGCCTTTCTTTCTTTATCTGCCGTATACGTCTCCCCATAAGCCGGTTGTGCCTCTTCCGGAGTTCCGGGGGCAGGGCGAAGCGGGTGGCTACGGCGAGTTCATGATTGAAACCGACTACCACATCGGCCGCGTCCTGGACGCACTCGATCAACAGGAGTTGACGGAGAACACTCTGGTAATTTTCTCCAGCGATAATGGCCCCGAGAACACCTATCCGGAGCGGGTCGAAAAGTACGGACACGACAGTGCCGGACCCTACCGGGGCGGCAAGCGGGATGCTTACGAAGGGGGGCATCGGGTGCCGTTTTTCGTTCGCTGGCCAGCCGTAGTGAAACCGGGGACGGAGTGGGATGGACCGGTGTGTCAGACGGATGTCCTTGCCACGGTCGCGGAGATTCTGGATGTCGAACTGCCCGAGGATGCGGGCGAAGACAGCGTCAGCTTTCTGCCCGTGCTGAGAGGGGCGAAGAAGATTGCAATCCGCCCGGCGATGGTGCATCACGAATCGAATGGACGCTTTGCGGTCCGTGACACAATTGATGGGGATGAATGGAAGCTGCTCATGGAGTATCGGCGGGATAAGCGGGAACTTTATAACGTGACGAAAGATCCCGCTGAGAAGGAGAATCTCGTGAGTAAGCGGCCGGAGATCGTTGAGCAATTGAAGGAGACGCTGACACGGATCGTGATCAGCGGCCGGTCCGTTCCCGGCCCGCACGTCGGTAATGACACGGGCTGGTGGGACAACCTCACGTGGATTCCGGAGGACGAGTATACACAGCAGTAG